The Macrobrachium nipponense isolate FS-2020 chromosome 19, ASM1510439v2, whole genome shotgun sequence genome contains a region encoding:
- the LOC135216431 gene encoding protein mono-ADP-ribosyltransferase PARP12-like, which translates to MTASVSSIFGNSGLMNNPGVKSSPASGIFTSGNSDAEQITGVKFGTLTFGNGDTIKNLEDESSCTSGSFTVGTSDVTKNSEVNSSFASGTFSFSNNGPMKNIGDKPFLFSGSFNFDNIGATKNSGAKFSIASVDNASGNSKVIKEQSLKVRKDNSSSAFGKFTSSVGAKKKENMTDNKSTSGFGAFSLGSNSEEEHEGIKKAGCGNSMEDTARLSTPGTKMFLNTQVVEDEPLESESRQAPMERKLQNTIHTFADTQLLTSKSPDRDSQKYEGAGHLQSHRIPTPGELARIISYYPSFSAKISDLETLKGFSSASVSYIASIHRHVFHLYQDLITLEPQVTFCLEHISEKGCQNPSVCKRIHMCPKYINSTCSEKHCYLGHLWHTDHNLLILKNYFVAKLSPLQLSNLFKSLGNTNKLANSLLICSQYNRNLCTKMNCCELHVCLDFVIGIAKCKKDFCFLNHDILNAQCKTILRSKGISTNQAARDVVKALHKAIPSLTEKIKCPSRDQLLAKQPQSVWSHHLQGNVQIPEICYYSVEKQCRNRDGKCPRLHAEHHFHWQVKKEDSWFNFRHKHSLALERSFCDVTQDGVDLKEVDLPVPDDKSVDGLVAYVSLDTWHADFVTMTLRNSSVTKKLLIRRLCTENIPGKVIEASTFCWYFIDPNKVWVRYGDHDTKSHTVSAISSDDIEKHYVENPTNPVVFDASKFRYVLDFKTMKQTNQSTKVSREVRRRPVPHLEGKEEFPAFWNIMPHGKRLLRVALPNSSTEYQKVITLLQGKFSKSQIKKIERIQHPYLWRAFQNKVKEMTAIYGNASRINVCQLFHGTKPDVVENICLENFDWRLHGSNVGEVYGQGTYFSTDAKYSYGYCKADSAGVKFLFIAKVLVGSVITGDSSMTRPPKNFDSTADTDTNFKILVKYDKQEYYPEYVISLT; encoded by the exons ATGACTGCTTCTGTAAGTTCTATATTTGGCAACAGTGGTTTAATGAATAATCCAGGAGTTAAATCTTCACCTGCATCTGGAATTTTTACTTCTGGCAATAGTGATGCAGAACAGATTACAGGAGTTAAATTTGGAACTTTGACTTTTGGCAACGGGGATACAATAAAGAATCTAGAAGATGAATCTTCGTGTACTTCTGGAAGTTTCACTGTTGGTACTAGTGATGTAACCAAAAACTCTGAGGTTAATTCCTCATTTGCTTCTGGAACTTTTTCTTTCAGCAACAATGGTCCAATGAAGAATATTGGAGATAAACCCTTCTTATTTTCTGGAAGTTTTAATTTTGACAATATTGGTGCAACAAAAAATTCCGGAGCTAAATTCTCAATTGCTTCTGTAGATAATGCATCTGGAAACAGCAAAGTAATAAAGGAACAAAGTTTAAAAGTAAGAAAAGATAACTCGTCGTCTGCATTTGGAAAGTTTACAAGCAGTGTTGgagcaaagaaaaaagaaaatatgacagaCAATAAGTCCACATCAGGTTTTGGAGCCTTTTCCTTGGGCAGCAACAGTGAAGAGGAACATGAAGGAATTAAAAAAGCAG GATGCGGAAACAGCATGGAAGACACTGCCAGGCTTTCCACTCCAGGCACAAAGATGTTTCTAAATACTCAAGTTGTTGAGGATGAACCTTTGGAGAGTGAGAGTAGGCAAGCCCCAATGGAACGAAAG TTACAGAACACCATTCACACGTTTGCAGATACGCAATTACTGACTAGCAAAAGCCCAGACAGAGACAGCCAAAAATATGAGGGTGCAGGTCATCTACAGTCTCATAGAATTCCAACACCAGGGGAGCTAGCCAGAATTATATCCTATTACCCTTCATTTTCAGCCAAGATTTCTGATTTAGAGACACTAAAAGGCTTCAGTTCAGCTTCAGTCAGCTATATTGCATCTATCCATCGACATGTATTCCACCTTTATCAAGATCTAATCACACTGGAACCTCAGGTAACTTTTTGCCTGGAGCACATATCAGAGAAAGGCTGCCAGAATCCCTCAGTCTGCAAAAGAATTCATATGTGCCCTAAATACATTAATAGCACTTGCAGTGAGAAACACTGTTACTTGGGACATTTGTGGCACACTGACCATAATCTCcttattcttaaaaattattttgttgcaaaattatCGCCTCTTCAATTATCCAATCTCTTTAAATCACTAGGAAATACAAACAAATTAGCCAATTCTCTTTTGATTTGTAGTCAGTATAACAGAAACTTGTGCACAAAGATGAACTGTTGTGAGCTTCATGTTTGTCTAGACTTTGTAATTGGAATTGCAAAGTGTAAGAAAGATTTTTGCTTTCTTAACCATGATATTTTAAATGCACAATGTAAAACTATTCTCAGATCAAAAGGTATCTCAACCAATCAAGCGGCCAGGGATGTAGTGAAAGCACTTCATAAAGCTATTCCATCTttgactgaaaaaataaaatgccccTCTCGTGATCAATTGCTTGCAAAACAGCCACAGAGCGTATGGTCACACCACCTTCAAGGTAATGTCCAAATCCCTGAAATCTGTTATTACTCCGTGGAGAAACAGTGCAGAAATAGAGACGGAAAGTGTCCTCGTCTCCATGCAGAACATCATTTTCATTGGCAAGTTAAAAAAGAGGATTCATGGTTTAATTTTAGACATAAACATTCGCTAGCTTTAGAAAGGTCTTTCTGTGATGTGACACAAGATGGGGTTGATCTCAAAGAGGTAGATCTACCAGTCCCTGATGATAAGTCAGTGGATGGACTGGTTGCATATGTGAGCCTGGACACTTGGCATGCAGATTTCGTTACAATGACCCTAAGAAATTCTTCTGTAACAAAGAAACTTTTGATCAGAAGATTGTGCACAGAGAACATCCCCGGAAAAGTTATAGAAGCTTCAACTTTTTGCTGGTATTTCATTGATCCAAATAAAGTGTGGGTGAGGTATGGGGATCATGACACTAAATCACATACGGTAAGTGCCATCTCTAGTGATGACATTGAGAAACATTATGTTGAAAATCCAACAAATCCTGTAGTATTTGATGCATCAAAATTCAGATATGTATTAGACTTCAAAACCATGAAGCAAACTAATCAGAGCACCAAAGTAAGTAGAGAAGTACGCAGACGTCCTGTACCTCATTTGGAAGGGAAGGAAGAATTTCCTGCATTTTGGAATATTATGCCACATGGGAAGAGGCTTCTACGCGTGGCACTGCCTAACTCATCAACAGAATACCAGAAAGTAATTACATTACTGCAAGGCAAATTTTCAAAGTCACAgattaagaaaatagaaagaattcAACATCCATACCTGTGGCGAGCTTTTCAGAACAAAGTCAAGGAAATGACTGCCATCTATGGAAATGCCTCCAGAATTAACGTGTGCCAACTGTTCCATGGAACAAAACCTGATGTTGTCGAAAACATTTGTCTTGAAAATTTCGACTGGAGACTTCATGGTAGTAATGTTGGTGAAGTATATGGTCAAGGAACATATTTTTCAACTGATGCTAAATATTCTTATGGTTATTGCAAGGCTGATAGTGCTGGTGTAAAGTTTCTGTTCATTGCAAAAGTGCTTGTTGGTTCAGTTATCACTGGTGATTCTTCCATGACTCGTCCACCAAAAAATTTTGATTCAACTGCAGATACTGACACAAACTTCAAAATACTTGTCAAGTATGATAAACAGGAGTACTACCCCGAGTATGTGATATCTTTGACTTGA